In bacterium, the genomic window GGAAGGCGTCGCGGCAGAACCGGACCGAGTCGTCGTCCGACGCGTTGTCGACGACGACGATGCGCAGGGGGTCGTAGCCGTCGGCGAGCAGGGAACCGATGCACTCGGGCAGGTGGTCGCGACCGTTCCAGTTGACGACGATCACGGCCAGGGACGGCGGCGGCGCCGCGGTCGTTCCGAGGGCGTCAGTGGCGGCGGCGGACACGGTACCCCGTCTCGGGATGGTTGCCCGCCACCACCAGCTCGGCGATCAGGCCGAGGCTGACGAACTGGACGGCGACGATGACCAGGCCGGCGCCGAGCAGCATCAGCGGCCGCACCCGCAGGCCGTGGCCCAGCGCCC contains:
- a CDS encoding glycosyltransferase — translated: MSAAATDALGTTAAPPPSLAVIVVNWNGRDHLPECIGSLLADGYDPLRIVVVDNASDDDSVRFCRDAF